The sequence below is a genomic window from Venturia canescens isolate UGA chromosome 9, ASM1945775v1, whole genome shotgun sequence.
AGGATGACGAAATTGTGACAGCAGGCTGCAACTGGAATGGACAGGCTCCAAGTTTTATAATCTTATGGTAACACGGTatatagatttttttggaaagttTGAACCATGGATTTAACCAAATATTCGATAGTGCACTTTACTATTGATGGCTCGAATCTTTTCTGTTCTGAAAAATATTACGTGGTCAAGCCTCATTGGTTTTGAACACTTATGAGCAAAACACATATCTTAAGGTGGAACGGTACCTTTTTTGCGGGGCAGGCGGTGAGAGGGGTACTCCTATGCTTTAACATGGGAAGCCTCTCGTGTTACCAACTGCACATGAGTTCAGTTTCTGGATTTGAATTTACATGCAAAATGataattgtgtactttttagatgaaaaaattactatTTCAAAcataatatttcaaattttagtgaaaaaaagcTCCTTGTgtgatatttgaaaatattgaacatTTCACAATAGTAGCTTTGATAGCGGCAATGCAGCGTTATATAGCTCCAGTTTTTAACTGTTGGCTGCCCTGCTCAAGCTCGAGAGGAGCAAAAGAGAGTTTGGACCATGGCAGAAAGGTACGAAGGACGTTTTATAACCgcgaaacagaaaaaaaatcgtgaaaggCTCGTTAAAGTTGggagaaaatttaaaaaatcaaaaattgaagaaaaagaggTACAAAAGGCAGAAAAGATTGCAAACgaggaagaaacaaaattttgcgtGGTAGAAGGACGCCGAATCGTCGATTTCGAGGTTATGTGTCAACATCTCCAATGCGTATCGTGTAACGAAGATTTGTCACTACGGCATATTGAACGAGAGAATCGTCAGGGATTGGCATCAGTATTAACGATACGATGTTTCAAGTGTTTGTTTTTAAACAATGTACCAACATCGAAGCAACATTTCGATGtgaataccaaaaaattgttattcgaCATAAATGCTAATGCTGCTCTGAGTAAGTACTTTTGCATATTGACTATTATATACTAAACTGTTAAAAATCTAAGAATTTAAGATTTGTTTTTTAGATGTGCTTATAGATAGGATTGTGTTAAAAACCTAATCATGTAatgttcaattattttatataGGTACTTTGCATAGCGGGTTGGGATACGCAAGCACTCAGAGATACTTAGAAACCATGAACATCCCAAGTATGAGCTGGAAAACCTACAAGAAATATGAGAGAGTGGCAGGACAAGCAATAGAACATGTCGTGAAAGAAAGCTGTTCAAAAGCAACGGCTATAGAGCGCTCACTCACATTACAAAATCATGCTCAGATAGAAAAGCTTCTGTGAGTTTTCGCGATAATCGTATCATTTCTACACATTTTATCATGTTCAATCATTGTTTTCTATTTAATGACTTGATTATTTTACAACTCAAGCTATTACACTATATTTATGAACGCTTTTACACGCCCCTATATACATTTTATACAACTgcatatttttttgcaaatcaTTTGATCgtgattattatcatttttgaaaattattataatacaaCTATTATCGTATGGATAATTAAATTAGtttcaattataaaaattaagaaatattcGAGTAACCAATTATAAGGACGCGAGCACACTCTGGTTTACGTTGAGTTAGCGCAATAACTGTcacattccaattttttttttacacaagtatttaatattattatgcCTCGagctcatatattttttttattgtctaACTTCGCTAACCAATAGAAATTGTATTAACTGATTATTATTCAGAAGCACGTAAACACTCAACCATAATTTTTACAGTCAGCGattgtaaattttttacttgaataataaattgttttctacgagtactttttttttaacctgtAGTATtccttcaaaaatattttggttCATTCACGATAGGCCTGAAGATTTAAGAGTAGGGTTCATCGTACAGAGTCCGAGTGCGTCTTCTGGGATTAACCAAAGTCAAGAATTTCCGATGGAAGCTAAATCATTTGAAGAAGAAAGTTCCATGACTGCCTTGGCAGAATCGGGGACTGAGGTGCCATGGACTTCGGCGATAACTGCGTCTCCCGATAAGATGCCAATTCACAACGTTCGATTGATGGCATCATACGACATGGGTTGGAGCACTCGAGGAAATGGCTACCAATATGATAGCTTGAACGGTTACGGAGCTCTTATTGGTACACAATCGAATCTCGTCCTGGATTATGAAACGAGAAATCGAAAATGTCGTATGTGCGATCTTGGCCACCCTGTAGAGGATCACGATTGTAggctcaatttttttggtaGCGCAAAAGCTATGGAGCCGGAAGTTGCAGCTTCTTTAGCAACAGGTAGCCAAATATTAAAAGCCCACCATGTTTCAGTCGGTGTGTTAATAGGAGATAATGATAGCTCGAGCATTTGTGCTGTGCGCAAAAAAAGTTCGCATGAAGTCATTAAACATTCTGATTTCAATCATACGTCAAAGGGGGTGAAAAATATGTTGTACAAAATTGGCAAGGATAAAGATCCTGATGGAGAACTATCTCCAGATGCCATAAAATATCTACACCGTTGCTTCACCTATGCCGTAGCGCAGAATAAGGGTAATACAGATGCTGTGAAAAGTGCAATATTGAATATACCCTTTCACGCATTCAACATTCACAGAAAATGCGGAACATGGTGCAAATACGTACGTGATCCCGAGAAATACAGTCATTCAGATATTACTAACTTTAAGAATGACATCTTATTCGAAGAGTTGAAAAGAGTATTCACAAAATTATCTGACAATGCTGATAAATTCTCTGCGGGAGCTTCTAGTCAAGCCAACGAGAGCCTAAATAGTATAATGTCAAGAAAAGCTCCTAAAAATATTTGCTACAGTCGCAGTGAGTCAGCCGATATTAGATACGCTTGCGCTGTAgggcaaaaaaatgaaggtGAGCAGTACATTCAAAATGCCATGACGAAAGTATTAGAGATGAGTCCAGGAACACGATGTTCCAAGTTCGTAGAACGAAGTGAcagagtaaaaaaatatagaacaaTGAGAGCAAAGACACCTGCTGCAAAGTGGAAACGTCGGTGCCTACGAAATCAACGATCTCAACTTCGACATAACAAACAACAAACAGAAGGTCGAACTTACGAAAGACACATGGGATTATTAGAGATACCAGCCGTCGATGGTGATTCATTATCAAACTATATGATAgagaatgatgaaaatttgtttgtatTTTTCGATTTAGAAACTGCGGGATTGAAAGACACATGCGATATTCTCCAAATAGCATGCAAATCGGGTAATattgaatttaataaatatatgAAACCCCGCCATGCAATTCCATCGAGAGCATCTGAAATACACGGTATAACTAGCGCAGAAGGTGAGCTATATCACAACGGACAACAAGTTTTCTCACAATCCGCGTCGAATGTTCTCGAAGAATtatgtatttatttaaataatttcaaaaaaccgtGTATTTTCGTCGCGCATAATTGTTCTTTCGATGCCCCTCGTTTGATGCGAATAATCGTTAATTGTTCAgtgatcgaaaaattcaagccACTTATTGCTGGTTTTTGTGATACGCTGCCtctttttcgtaaaaagttcCCGGAACGAAAAAGCAAAGGACAAAATTCTCTCACGACATTGGCCACAGAGACTCTGAGTAATATAAGTATAGAAAACGCGCATGATGCTTCGTATGacacatttttattgcaagAATTAGTTCGTTGCCATTTCTCAGTGGATGAACTTGCGAAAGACTGTAAAAGTTTTGACGATATTTTACAACTTTTGCTAAACAAACCAAAAATTGCGAATACGATGCAAACCTTAGCACCCCTCGATACAATAATATCCTGTGCGATGAGAAAGAGACTGGCAATTGCTGG
It includes:
- the LOC122416637 gene encoding uncharacterized protein, translating into MEAKSFEEESSMTALAESGTEVPWTSAITASPDKMPIHNVRLMASYDMGWSTRGNGYQYDSLNGYGALIGTQSNLVLDYETRNRKCRMCDLGHPVEDHDCRLNFFGSAKAMEPEVAASLATGSQILKAHHVSVGVLIGDNDSSSICAVRKKSSHEVIKHSDFNHTSKGVKNMLYKIGKDKDPDGELSPDAIKYLHRCFTYAVAQNKGNTDAVKSAILNIPFHAFNIHRKCGTWCKYVRDPEKYSHSDITNFKNDILFEELKRVFTKLSDNADKFSAGASSQANESLNSIMSRKAPKNICYSRSESADIRYACAVGQKNEGEQYIQNAMTKVLEMSPGTRCSKFVERSDRVKKYRTMRAKTPAAKWKRRCLRNQRSQLRHNKQQTEGRTYERHMGLLEIPAVDGDSLSNYMIENDENLFVFFDLETAGLKDTCDILQIACKSGNIEFNKYMKPRHAIPSRASEIHGITSAEGELYHNGQQVFSQSASNVLEELCIYLNNFKKPCIFVAHNCSFDAPRLMRIIVNCSVIEKFKPLIAGFCDTLPLFRKKFPERKSKGQNSLTTLATETLSNISIENAHDASYDTFLLQELVRCHFSVDELAKDCKSFDDILQLLLNKPKIANTMQTLAPLDTIISCAMRKRLAIAGVNYSLIVSTFHRNEKEAIELLEQREDGKPQLIKTKKMLLKILDFLKKQS